TAAATGATAAATTGGTAGTGAACGATTATGGATATCATCGAAGTTTGATTTTTGACGTGTCACTAACCAACTTAAAAAGGTCAGCGGATTTGGTTATAGGAGCTCCAAATTTCACTTCTTGTTCAGGAGGAACCTCCTCTACGCTCTCCAAATATCCTTGGAGTGCAACTTGGGATGGAAACCGTCTTTATGTTGTCGAATATGGAAATAATAGAATCATGGTTTATAATTCCTTTCCTTCTTCTAACGGTAAAGCTGCTGACTTTGTTATTGGCCAACCAGACTTTACAAGTGTACTTTCCGGCACTTCAGCAAACAGATTCCTGAAAGGCACTTCCGGGGGGGTAAGAGGGAGTCCTACCGTTTTCAATGGTTTTCTGCTAACGCCTGATTATTATAATCAAAGACTGCTTGCTTTTGATATCAATCTATTAACCAACGGAATGAATGCGAGTTATGTTTTTTCTCAACCTGATTTAAATTCGGGGCTTCCGACAGTTTCACCTGGAAATAATTCCAACACTGCTTTTAACCAATTTTGGCTAATCATGGGCATTCATAATTTTCCAGATGATGACTATATTTGGATTTCAGATTCTATAAGACTTATTCGAGTAAAGAAATCCAAACTCTTTAATTATTCAAATTAACTGCACACATACTAGCAGCAGGGTCTTTCGTGCATACATAATCCTTCAGGGTTTTCATTTCGGTTTTCAGCGCTTTGGATTCTAATTCAAGCTCTTCAATTCTTTTTTTCAAGACATTATCAACTGAATGAAGCTGTTGAATTCCTTTTGCTAGGAGAGCCACCATTTGCGAGTATTTAACGCCCACAATTTTTCCAAGACTAGATTTCTGAGCAAAACGTTCATCGATTCTGATTGCCTCTTCAGCAATAAAACCAATTTCCTTATATCCATTCGATTTCAATTCATAAGCTACGGGTTGCAAACGAAGGATTTCTTCCAATCCGATATCAAGAGGTTGAATGTTTTTCTTAAATTTTTTAAGGGAAACACAAGCGTCCATGACTCCAGTTGTTCCGTCATAACAGACCGGAGCCGTTGTGCCTCCGTGAGTTCCAGGGAAACCGCCACTTATCGTCCCCGCATTTAAGTCAAGTTCTGTTCGTGGAGCGGTAGTCCCAATTCCGACTTTTCCGGCATTATCAATTATCATCCGATCAGTGCCATTCACATAAAAGTAAAGGTCGGCTTGTGGTTGATTGTTAGAGTGAATCCTTGCTCGAAGCGTTCCGTTAAAATCTTTCCATTGCAGGTCGCCGGGATCATTCGGGAAGGCTGCCAGCGCTTGGATAATAATACCATTTGCGCCAGAAGCATTCACGCGAATGTTACCATCGACTTCAAACTTTTCTGATGGCGTCGCCGTCCCAATACCGACGTTACCTGACTCATTGATGACCATTCGATCTATTGAAGCTGTGGCCCCGTTGGGTATCGTTTTAAATACGAGTTTTCCTCCATTGCTTGTGGCATCCCAAGTTTCAGTGGATTGAATGGCCATACTGGTTGGCGCTGCGTGGTTTGTAAATCCAACACCATTGTACCCACTTCCATAAAACCAGCCCAGATAGTCTCCGGCTTGAACGGCTGTGGGTGCTGCTTGTGTCCCGCGAGAACCTCTGACTTGTACGGCTCCTCCCCTAGGACCAACCTGCCCATATCTCGTAGCCGTTATCCCTCTTCCTGCTCCTTCCACAACTTCCAGAGCATCTTCTGGGGCTACGGTACCAATGCCGACTCTTTTCAAGGCTGGTTCCTCAAAAATACCCGAGTCCATCAACATCCCTGAAATTCCACTCCATTTTGCTAAATAATTCGTGGTTCCTGTCCCCGTTGAAATCCCATTACAAGAGCTTATCAATGCAATCGAGGGATTGGTGTCATCTATGGTAAATTTTTGAGTCACAAGAACAGGCGGACTAGGTTTACTCAAAGAGCCCGGGCCTACTTTAAATTGAATTTGCCATTGCCCCTGCCAGTCTCTGGGATTGGCTCCTCCTCCACTGGGCTTTAAATTTATCAATTTAACGGTGTCTACAATCAAATCTCTAGCTCCATAGAGAGGTTGATTATTACTAGCCAAAAGCAATGGAGAGCTCAATCCACCAGAGCAACCAGAGTAAAGATTTGTAACAGCAATGATTTCACTTCCCGTCGTGTTTGTACTATCAAAATGAAGAGCTGCAAAATTGGCTAAATTTGGATTGGTTACATTGTTTTGAAATTGGCAACTGCAATTTGAAGGTTTGGCAAATGTAGAAAGGAGAGTATTGGTAAAATCAGTAATCTCCATTTTTTGGGATAAATATTTTTGATCCTTGTACTGGAAAATGATCATTTCCGAAATAAACCCAATAATGATGGCTCCGATT
The DNA window shown above is from Deltaproteobacteria bacterium and carries:
- a CDS encoding tail fiber domain-containing protein codes for the protein MRRPKGFSLAGVIVATGIGAIIIGFISEMIIFQYKDQKYLSQKMEITDFTNTLLSTFAKPSNCSCQFQNNVTNPNLANFAALHFDSTNTTGSEIIAVTNLYSGCSGGLSSPLLLASNNQPLYGARDLIVDTVKLINLKPSGGGANPRDWQGQWQIQFKVGPGSLSKPSPPVLVTQKFTIDDTNPSIALISSCNGISTGTGTTNYLAKWSGISGMLMDSGIFEEPALKRVGIGTVAPEDALEVVEGAGRGITATRYGQVGPRGGAVQVRGSRGTQAAPTAVQAGDYLGWFYGSGYNGVGFTNHAAPTSMAIQSTETWDATSNGGKLVFKTIPNGATASIDRMVINESGNVGIGTATPSEKFEVDGNIRVNASGANGIIIQALAAFPNDPGDLQWKDFNGTLRARIHSNNQPQADLYFYVNGTDRMIIDNAGKVGIGTTAPRTELDLNAGTISGGFPGTHGGTTAPVCYDGTTGVMDACVSLKKFKKNIQPLDIGLEEILRLQPVAYELKSNGYKEIGFIAEEAIRIDERFAQKSSLGKIVGVKYSQMVALLAKGIQQLHSVDNVLKKRIEELELESKALKTEMKTLKDYVCTKDPAASMCAVNLNN